One window of the Halobacteriovorax sp. JY17 genome contains the following:
- a CDS encoding ABC transporter permease subunit: MKSFTIAKYTFSEFLQSKILYNVFFLSLGLFVLTYVASEFTYGVPNKIALDFGFGAASISTLLISIFLGANLIVREVENRTLYMILSRPISRAEFIVGKTLGLVGIVFLNTVILGSVSLSLYFLMGGAWSYLIPFVFFFIVLEAIIVLLVVILFSLVTSTVLAVVNTLVIYISSYAIYEVSHTTFVENNILFKKVLSVGSYILPGLSNFNIKDYVLYEKIIALPNLGYGILYGLSYIMFLLLLCVTIFNQKNLD, encoded by the coding sequence AATTTCTTCAAAGTAAAATTCTCTACAATGTTTTCTTTCTTTCCTTAGGTTTATTCGTTTTGACCTATGTTGCAAGTGAGTTCACATATGGTGTTCCAAATAAGATTGCTTTGGATTTTGGATTTGGTGCCGCAAGTATTTCAACTCTTTTAATTTCTATTTTTCTAGGGGCAAACTTAATTGTGCGAGAAGTAGAAAATAGAACTCTTTATATGATTCTTTCTAGACCGATTTCTCGAGCAGAGTTTATTGTTGGAAAAACCTTGGGGTTAGTTGGGATTGTTTTCCTCAATACAGTTATTTTGGGAAGTGTTTCTCTCTCTCTTTATTTTCTTATGGGAGGAGCTTGGAGTTATCTAATTCCGTTCGTGTTTTTCTTTATTGTTTTAGAGGCAATTATTGTTTTATTAGTTGTAATATTATTTTCTCTTGTAACAAGCACTGTTTTAGCGGTGGTGAATACCTTAGTCATTTATATTTCGAGTTATGCAATCTATGAAGTTAGTCATACTACTTTTGTGGAAAATAATATCTTATTTAAAAAGGTATTATCGGTGGGAAGTTATATTCTACCAGGACTTTCGAACTTTAATATTAAGGATTATGTTTTATATGAGAAGATTATTGCTTTGCCAAATTTAGGTTATGGTATTCTTTATGGGTTATCTTACATAATGTTTCTACTTTTACTTTGTGTAACAATTTTTAACCAGAAGAATTTAGATTGA
- a CDS encoding A24 family peptidase produces the protein MTLYIVFFIFGSMIGSFLNAVIYRLPRKINIAFPRSHCTNCKKLIYWYENIPILSYIFLRGKCSKCKSPYSAMYPAVEILIGVVAVLLIPDNLNSMSLMYYFLYFSLFCALFCHFIIDIKHQILPDSINIYIAVVLLCISFLKYSPTYYFLGALIGFLFPYLVTLAFYYLKGQQGLGGGDIKLFAALGILLGPVGIINNIFLSCFFGALFSLVMMALGKMSRNSKLAFGPFIIIVAVFQVYFPTLFRQFSSLWSI, from the coding sequence ATGACTTTATATATAGTTTTCTTTATTTTTGGCTCAATGATTGGAAGTTTCTTAAATGCAGTTATTTATAGGCTTCCAAGAAAAATAAATATTGCCTTTCCTCGTTCTCATTGTACGAATTGTAAAAAGTTAATTTACTGGTATGAGAATATCCCAATTTTAAGTTATATCTTTCTAAGAGGGAAGTGCTCAAAGTGCAAGAGCCCTTATAGTGCTATGTATCCTGCTGTTGAGATTCTTATAGGTGTTGTCGCAGTTCTATTAATTCCTGACAACTTAAACTCGATGAGTCTAATGTATTATTTTCTATACTTTAGTCTATTCTGTGCACTCTTTTGCCATTTTATTATTGATATCAAGCACCAGATACTTCCTGACTCAATCAATATTTATATTGCTGTCGTTTTACTTTGCATTTCTTTTTTGAAGTATTCTCCGACTTATTATTTCTTGGGAGCGCTGATCGGATTTTTATTTCCCTATCTTGTAACACTTGCATTCTACTATCTAAAGGGGCAGCAGGGACTTGGAGGTGGAGATATAAAGCTATTTGCGGCCCTTGGAATTTTACTTGGTCCTGTTGGTATTATTAATAATATCTTTCTTAGTTGCTTTTTTGGAGCACTCTTTAGTTTGGTAATGATGGCCCTTGGGAAAATGTCTAGAAATTCGAAATTGGCATTTGGCCCTTTTATAATAATTGTTGCGGTGTTTCAAGTCTACTTTCCGACTCTTTTTAGACAGTTTTCCTCACTATGGAGCATTTAA
- the pilM gene encoding type IV pilus assembly protein PilM, producing the protein MDSKKVINDLISQIKDVLKIGPSGFIGIDVGLSSVKVAQLDGNEESGFKLVAYGSEPLPEGAIIEDDIQKEEEVIEAIRSAIEKAGISSVNAVLGLAGPNTVARKLQLAGGSEEEIEDQVSWEVEQYIPFSLETSKVSFHIVGENEGGGVDVIVAAAKGEVVESYRELLEKAGLKPKIFDLGLLAVVNVFELVYSEKLEDPNESWILMDLGAQKTEFIIYKNNKIMFTKEIMIGGVIITEEIQRQMGVNYYEAEDLKNHGDENGNLPEEILEIIDSVVESFFAEIKKTVDFYISSTSDESFVECVLTGGSSLIPGLTEGLEALLGISVSIMNPFEAIEYDPKKIKEDQLNEIAYRGAGVLGLAMRSV; encoded by the coding sequence TTGGATTCAAAAAAAGTTATTAATGATTTAATTTCTCAAATTAAGGACGTCTTGAAGATTGGCCCATCAGGCTTTATTGGTATTGATGTCGGACTGAGTTCTGTAAAGGTGGCCCAGCTCGATGGAAATGAAGAGTCTGGATTTAAATTAGTTGCTTATGGATCGGAGCCTTTACCTGAAGGTGCAATTATTGAAGATGATATCCAAAAAGAAGAAGAAGTTATTGAGGCTATTCGTAGCGCTATTGAAAAGGCTGGAATTTCTTCTGTAAACGCAGTACTTGGTTTGGCAGGTCCAAATACAGTAGCAAGAAAACTGCAGTTAGCAGGTGGTTCAGAAGAAGAAATAGAAGATCAAGTAAGCTGGGAAGTCGAACAGTACATTCCTTTTAGTTTGGAAACTTCTAAAGTTTCGTTTCATATCGTTGGTGAGAATGAGGGGGGCGGAGTTGATGTCATTGTTGCAGCCGCTAAGGGTGAGGTTGTAGAGTCATATAGAGAGCTGCTTGAGAAGGCAGGTCTAAAACCAAAAATCTTTGATTTGGGCCTTCTGGCAGTCGTGAATGTTTTTGAGTTGGTTTATAGCGAGAAACTTGAAGATCCAAATGAGTCATGGATTTTAATGGATCTTGGGGCTCAGAAAACTGAATTCATCATTTATAAAAATAATAAAATAATGTTTACCAAAGAAATCATGATTGGCGGTGTAATCATTACCGAAGAAATTCAAAGGCAGATGGGCGTTAATTACTATGAAGCTGAAGATTTAAAGAATCATGGTGATGAGAATGGAAATTTACCAGAAGAAATTCTTGAAATTATAGATAGTGTAGTAGAGAGCTTCTTTGCAGAAATAAAGAAGACGGTAGACTTCTATATAAGCTCAACATCTGATGAATCTTTTGTGGAGTGTGTGCTGACTGGTGGTAGTAGTTTGATACCTGGTTTAACTGAGGGGCTGGAAGCTCTTTTGGGTATAAGTGTAAGTATCATGAACCCTTTTGAGGCCATAGAATATGACCCAAAGAAAATAAAGGAAGATCAGTTAAATGAAATTGCATATCGTGGAGCAGGAGTTCTAGGACTTGCAATGAGGTCAGTTTAA
- a CDS encoding PilN domain-containing protein, with translation MIKVNLLEQKKPFKMPVILGIDFAELSIKGMIIVSILSFAPDLFIYPRWQSEIEDLGSQITVLQNNNKKLLRDLKKNSGVKEKLAAFNKQVEKLQERSVQVDLILKEKRNPSLIMEKIARKLPGDIWFNSFIIDEDKSITIKGGGILYKSIGDFISTANSAGFFDQPLSLTESKTIEEGKAGDYRIQVFTIKGKIDKFDPWAQ, from the coding sequence ATGATTAAAGTTAACCTTCTGGAGCAGAAAAAACCTTTTAAAATGCCTGTGATTCTGGGAATTGATTTCGCAGAGTTAAGTATCAAAGGAATGATTATTGTCAGTATTCTAAGCTTTGCTCCGGATCTTTTTATTTACCCGCGTTGGCAGAGCGAGATTGAGGATTTAGGGTCACAGATAACGGTTCTGCAAAATAATAATAAAAAGTTGTTGAGAGATTTGAAAAAGAACTCAGGGGTAAAAGAAAAACTTGCGGCCTTTAATAAGCAAGTAGAGAAGTTACAAGAGAGATCTGTTCAGGTTGATTTAATCTTAAAAGAAAAAAGAAACCCTAGTTTAATTATGGAAAAAATAGCCAGAAAGCTCCCTGGAGATATTTGGTTTAACTCCTTTATTATAGATGAAGATAAATCTATAACTATTAAAGGGGGAGGAATTCTATACAAGAGTATTGGAGACTTTATTTCAACTGCAAATAGCGCAGGTTTTTTTGATCAGCCTTTAAGTCTTACAGAGTCAAAGACGATTGAGGAAGGAAAGGCTGGAGATTATAGAATTCAGGTTTTCACAATAAAGGGGAAGATTGATAAATTTGACCCTTGGGCGCAGTAG
- the pilO gene encoding type 4a pilus biogenesis protein PilO: MKKLVANLHIFIFLYLAFGVFTKFQEHSEKLLQMEGQIPALTAKINKNKREKKQLSSYLKDVEAAKERIELVATEVEKIQKKLPDTVDDTKNLSLLKSLAEKLNIKSIYLTPLEEITKGFYIAKRYSMKASGTYLQFLMLMEQVGNAQSILNVKRIALENQQEKQRGRFQIINADIIIETYRYNTGYKESRGIEDIEKSLSAKKKVKKAPKRSRIKNK, encoded by the coding sequence TTGAAGAAATTAGTGGCAAATTTACATATTTTCATTTTTCTCTACCTCGCCTTCGGTGTTTTCACAAAGTTTCAAGAACACAGTGAAAAATTACTGCAGATGGAAGGGCAGATTCCAGCTCTAACAGCAAAGATTAATAAGAATAAGAGAGAAAAAAAGCAACTAAGCTCATACTTAAAAGACGTTGAGGCTGCGAAAGAGAGAATTGAACTTGTTGCGACAGAAGTTGAAAAAATTCAAAAAAAGCTTCCAGACACTGTAGATGATACAAAGAACTTATCGCTTTTAAAAAGTTTGGCTGAAAAGCTTAATATTAAAAGTATTTACCTAACACCTCTAGAGGAAATAACTAAAGGCTTTTATATAGCTAAAAGATATAGCATGAAGGCTTCCGGGACTTATCTTCAATTTCTAATGCTTATGGAGCAAGTAGGTAATGCTCAATCTATTTTAAATGTTAAGAGAATCGCTTTGGAAAATCAGCAAGAAAAGCAAAGAGGGCGCTTTCAAATCATAAATGCTGATATTATTATAGAAACGTATAGGTATAATACTGGATATAAAGAAAGCAGGGGAATTGAGGATATTGAGAAATCTTTAAGTGCGAAGAAGAAAGTGAAAAAGGCTCCAAAAAGGTCTCGAATTAAAAATAAGTAG
- the pilQ gene encoding type IV pilus secretin PilQ, whose translation MKLRSFLFKLVLITFVISSSVSATTLEQINFKLKDEVAKLELKFDSNNAQAKKFQVTEDKQIIIDLKDVQATDRVIRAFDTSEFSGSIVFISAYRKSSSPKDLRIAIQLRDNVRSILKREPNKIILEVESRFGVFSQRAIDENKTYDEKIEKDVKKVGKLSIPKSDSVEDILENLTLSGRKKYIGKKITFNIKDLGVSDILNMIADTSGFNIILTDEVKKLPPLSLNLTNIPWDQALDTILGLNKLVAKKNGVILMVTTFEKAAEEQQKEIAQKKLTEKEVPLVTKVFPISYATTKELITVLTNYVTKRGSLNEDVRTNSLIVKDTADTIERIKKIVEVLDTQTPQVLIESKIVEVNESYKKEIGLQNGVNFGYDPIGQIGGAAPSVIGQDVISGTNAGPGFSFSSAPSTGDGARSLFGLSVSRFNRLLNLSFTLQLLETESKGKIVASPKVITQNKKKAVISTKETTSFSKSLSTNGAAQEVTFEEAEASLSLEVTPQVTNEGSISLELDLLKQQFGTRPSASAPPDKQERRVTTNVLVDNGSTIVIGGVYNYEKRESHSGVPFLKDIPLVGWLFRTPYAPEVIKQELLIFLTPRIVNQEEAGIVEKS comes from the coding sequence ATGAAGTTGAGAAGTTTTCTTTTTAAACTTGTATTAATTACATTTGTTATTTCTAGTAGTGTTAGTGCTACAACTCTCGAACAAATAAACTTTAAATTAAAAGATGAAGTAGCCAAGCTTGAGTTAAAGTTTGACAGTAATAATGCACAAGCAAAGAAGTTTCAGGTAACAGAAGATAAGCAAATAATAATTGATTTAAAAGATGTACAGGCTACAGATCGAGTTATCCGCGCCTTTGATACATCTGAATTTAGCGGAAGTATTGTCTTTATTTCTGCATATCGAAAATCTTCAAGCCCGAAGGACTTAAGAATTGCAATTCAACTTAGAGATAATGTTAGAAGTATTCTAAAGAGAGAGCCAAATAAAATTATCCTAGAAGTAGAGAGTCGCTTTGGTGTTTTTTCACAAAGAGCTATTGACGAAAATAAAACTTATGATGAGAAAATTGAAAAAGATGTAAAGAAAGTAGGTAAGTTAAGTATTCCAAAGTCTGACAGTGTTGAGGATATTTTAGAGAACTTAACTCTTTCTGGTAGAAAGAAATATATTGGAAAAAAGATAACGTTTAACATTAAAGACCTTGGTGTTTCTGATATTTTAAATATGATTGCAGATACTTCAGGTTTTAATATTATCCTTACAGATGAAGTAAAGAAGTTACCGCCTCTCTCATTAAATTTAACTAATATCCCTTGGGATCAAGCTCTTGATACAATTCTAGGTCTCAACAAATTAGTTGCTAAAAAGAATGGTGTTATATTAATGGTTACAACTTTTGAGAAAGCAGCAGAGGAACAGCAGAAAGAAATTGCGCAGAAAAAGTTAACAGAAAAGGAGGTACCTTTAGTAACAAAGGTGTTTCCAATTTCTTATGCAACAACGAAAGAGTTAATAACTGTTCTAACAAATTATGTAACTAAGAGAGGAAGTCTAAATGAAGATGTAAGGACAAACTCTCTAATAGTTAAAGATACGGCAGATACAATTGAGAGAATCAAAAAAATAGTAGAAGTCTTAGATACACAAACTCCACAAGTTTTAATTGAATCAAAAATTGTTGAAGTAAACGAAAGTTATAAGAAAGAGATTGGTTTACAAAATGGAGTGAACTTTGGCTACGATCCAATTGGACAGATTGGAGGAGCAGCACCTTCTGTTATTGGTCAGGATGTGATCTCTGGAACAAATGCAGGTCCAGGGTTCTCATTCAGTTCTGCTCCATCAACAGGTGATGGGGCAAGGTCTTTATTTGGCTTATCAGTTTCAAGATTTAATCGACTTTTAAACTTATCGTTTACACTTCAGTTACTGGAAACAGAATCAAAAGGTAAGATTGTTGCGAGTCCAAAAGTTATTACACAAAATAAGAAAAAAGCAGTGATATCTACGAAAGAAACAACATCATTTTCTAAGTCTTTATCAACAAATGGAGCGGCTCAAGAAGTTACATTTGAAGAAGCAGAAGCAAGTTTAAGCCTTGAAGTTACTCCACAAGTGACCAATGAAGGTTCTATCTCTTTGGAGCTTGATCTCTTAAAGCAACAATTTGGTACGAGACCATCTGCTTCGGCTCCACCTGATAAACAAGAAAGAAGGGTTACGACGAATGTTTTAGTTGATAATGGTTCGACAATTGTAATTGGTGGTGTGTATAACTATGAGAAGAGAGAGTCTCACTCTGGAGTACCATTTCTAAAAGATATTCCATTGGTAGGATGGCTTTTTAGAACACCATATGCTCCAGAAGTAATTAAACAAGAGCTTTTAATCTTCTTAACTCCAAGAATTGTGAATCAAGAAGAAGCTGGAATAGTAGAGAAGTCTTAA
- a CDS encoding CDC27 family protein, translating into MAQKSQILDKYLTALEKDPRSRVFAPLAEYYRKSGLLTQAIETLNQGIRHNPDYVLGHLGLAFCYFENGDSKRSYDILKPLIGSNRDNLRMLRLFSDVCLELKKSEEALETLKYLLFVNPKDLQAAESVKALENENKKFGPIKFNLQDVLEEKSSEDVLSKSVQFNVDDLNTNLNNEKKIDEWTKLDLSGEKSEEVDLDSWSMNERPSFHDKESEAKNEEVERVFKVEQPKVENVKSSTPVITHTLVDLYCNQGYLDKAKDLLEKILELNPNDLKTKLKLQEVDRVLGESFIDENLDEEEVLEEEIERLDVASVDTDEITGRNNLMNLFDEKFNKEKSDIELIEEGNEEVVDPLYSEKVKVIEEKLWAFHRSLCAKAKSVLSV; encoded by the coding sequence ATGGCACAAAAGAGTCAAATTTTAGATAAGTATTTAACTGCACTGGAAAAAGATCCTAGGTCTAGAGTCTTTGCTCCGCTCGCAGAATACTATCGAAAAAGTGGATTATTAACTCAGGCCATTGAAACTCTTAACCAAGGAATAAGACATAATCCTGATTATGTTCTAGGTCATCTCGGCCTCGCTTTTTGCTACTTTGAAAACGGAGATTCGAAAAGATCTTATGATATCTTAAAACCACTTATCGGTTCAAATCGAGATAATTTAAGAATGTTAAGGCTCTTCTCTGATGTGTGTTTAGAACTTAAAAAATCAGAGGAAGCACTCGAAACATTAAAGTATCTACTTTTTGTAAATCCAAAAGATCTTCAAGCAGCAGAGAGTGTTAAAGCTCTTGAAAATGAAAATAAGAAATTTGGACCAATTAAATTTAATCTTCAAGATGTTCTAGAAGAAAAAAGTTCTGAAGACGTTCTTTCTAAAAGTGTTCAATTTAATGTTGATGATTTAAATACGAATTTAAATAATGAAAAGAAAATCGATGAATGGACTAAACTGGATTTGTCTGGTGAAAAATCAGAAGAAGTAGACTTAGACTCTTGGTCAATGAATGAAAGGCCTTCGTTTCATGACAAAGAAAGTGAAGCAAAGAACGAAGAAGTTGAAAGAGTTTTTAAGGTCGAACAACCAAAAGTAGAAAATGTAAAATCTAGCACGCCTGTAATAACTCATACTTTAGTTGATCTCTATTGTAATCAAGGCTATCTAGATAAAGCTAAAGATTTATTAGAAAAAATATTGGAACTTAATCCAAATGATTTAAAGACAAAGTTGAAATTGCAGGAGGTTGATCGTGTTCTAGGCGAATCCTTCATAGATGAAAATTTGGACGAAGAGGAAGTCTTAGAAGAGGAAATAGAGCGATTAGATGTTGCTTCTGTTGATACTGATGAGATAACTGGAAGAAATAATTTAATGAACTTATTTGATGAGAAATTTAATAAGGAAAAATCAGATATTGAGCTCATCGAAGAAGGAAATGAGGAAGTAGTAGATCCACTCTATTCTGAAAAAGTGAAAGTAATTGAAGAAAAGCTTTGGGCCTTTCATAGATCACTTTGTGCAAAGGCAAAATCCGTTTTATCTGTCTGA
- a CDS encoding type II 3-dehydroquinate dehydratase has product MKKKFMVINGPNLNLLGSREPEIYGAENLKDIEFYTSEKLSEFSLGKVEVDWFQSNIEGEIVEKIQQLIGSDYQSLIINPAAYSHTSIAILDALKMLNIPVVEVHLSNTHLREEYRQQKLTAKSSTIIMEGLGKRAYLFGILSQLIK; this is encoded by the coding sequence ATGAAAAAGAAGTTCATGGTAATTAATGGGCCAAATTTAAATTTATTAGGTTCTAGAGAACCTGAGATTTATGGCGCTGAAAACCTAAAAGATATTGAGTTTTATACTAGCGAAAAACTTAGTGAATTCTCTCTTGGCAAAGTTGAGGTTGATTGGTTTCAATCAAATATCGAGGGGGAAATTGTTGAGAAAATACAGCAACTTATAGGAAGTGATTATCAATCTCTTATTATAAATCCTGCGGCTTATTCACACACTTCAATTGCAATATTAGATGCTTTAAAAATGTTAAATATCCCGGTAGTAGAGGTGCATTTAAGCAATACGCACCTTCGCGAAGAGTATCGTCAGCAAAAGTTGACGGCCAAAAGCTCGACTATCATAATGGAGGGGCTTGGAAAGAGGGCCTACTTATTTGGAATACTTTCACAATTAATTAAATAG
- the efp gene encoding elongation factor P, with amino-acid sequence MARELQTTELKKGVRLELDDKPYQIMKADFTNPGKGSAFTICKLKNLETGAVFDRTFKSGVGTGVYEPDLALLIVEYMYSDPDGFNFMDQSTFESIHVTTDQVGEAAGYLQEGIKLDLLFYKGNPIAIDLPNFVVLKIAETDPGLKGDTAQGGTKVAIMETGLQVKVPLFIKEGEIIKIDTRTGDYIERAKE; translated from the coding sequence ATGGCACGTGAGTTACAAACGACAGAATTAAAAAAAGGCGTAAGATTAGAACTTGATGATAAGCCTTATCAAATAATGAAAGCAGATTTTACAAATCCAGGAAAAGGTTCAGCGTTTACAATTTGTAAGCTTAAGAATTTAGAAACTGGAGCAGTCTTTGATAGAACTTTTAAATCTGGAGTTGGTACAGGAGTATATGAGCCTGATTTGGCGCTATTGATTGTAGAATATATGTATTCTGATCCGGATGGTTTTAATTTTATGGATCAATCAACTTTTGAGTCAATTCATGTAACGACAGATCAAGTTGGAGAAGCAGCAGGCTACCTTCAAGAAGGTATTAAATTAGATCTTTTATTTTATAAAGGTAATCCAATCGCAATTGATTTACCTAACTTTGTTGTGTTGAAAATTGCCGAGACGGATCCAGGTCTTAAGGGCGATACAGCTCAGGGTGGAACAAAAGTCGCTATTATGGAGACAGGTCTTCAGGTGAAAGTTCCATTGTTTATCAAAGAAGGTGAGATTATTAAAATTGACACCAGAACTGGTGATTATATTGAAAGAGCAAAAGAATAG
- the accB gene encoding acetyl-CoA carboxylase biotin carboxyl carrier protein translates to MDFKELEKFIAIAKEAGASELKYQNEDKKFGISFPIAGATPVTAQVMSAPVAAPTTVAAGTATNDGALEVTCPFVGTFYRSPSPEDAVYAKVGDRVTKGQVLCIVEAMKIMNEIESDVSGEIVEICVENETYVEFGQVLFKVKP, encoded by the coding sequence ATGGACTTTAAAGAATTAGAAAAATTTATTGCAATTGCTAAAGAAGCAGGAGCAAGTGAGTTAAAATATCAAAACGAAGATAAGAAGTTTGGCATTTCTTTTCCTATCGCGGGAGCAACACCTGTCACTGCACAAGTTATGAGCGCTCCAGTCGCGGCACCTACTACGGTCGCTGCTGGAACTGCGACTAATGACGGAGCCTTAGAAGTAACATGTCCATTTGTTGGAACTTTTTATAGAAGTCCGTCTCCTGAAGATGCTGTATACGCAAAAGTTGGAGATAGAGTTACGAAGGGACAAGTTCTTTGCATTGTTGAAGCAATGAAGATTATGAATGAGATTGAGTCAGATGTTTCTGGTGAAATTGTTGAAATTTGTGTTGAAAATGAAACTTACGTAGAGTTTGGACAAGTTTTATTTAAAGTAAAACCATAG
- the accC gene encoding acetyl-CoA carboxylase biotin carboxylase subunit: MKFKKILIANRGEIAIRIARTCRELGISTVAVHSTADENSLHVKLADESVCIGPAKPALSYLNIPSILSAAEITGADAIHPGFGFLSENKEFAEMCAKWGLEFIGPNVDCIERMGDKIISKQIAEAAGVPVLKPIAVNGREDKEILENVEKMGLPVLVKASAGGGGRGMQKIEEMKDLLVAIARLKTEAKAGFGDDTLFIEKFVTNPRHVEVQIMADRHGNVVHLGERDCTVQRRFQKVVEESPCPVLSDKKREEICDSAVALAKHVNYDSVGTVEYLYDQDEDKFYFMEMNTRIQVEHPVTEQRTGVDLIAQQILAAAGEEVKYKQKDIKFIGHSIECRINAEDPKTFAPCPGLILHYHRPAGLGVRVDDFIYTGYTVSPFYDSMLAKIIVSGVDREECLNRMKRALEETVIEGIKTNKSLHLAIITDEDFRGNNYATDFLVKKLK; encoded by the coding sequence ATGAAATTCAAAAAAATACTAATTGCAAATCGTGGCGAAATTGCAATCAGGATTGCAAGAACTTGTAGAGAGCTTGGTATCTCAACAGTTGCTGTTCATTCAACGGCGGACGAAAACTCTTTGCATGTAAAGCTTGCAGACGAATCTGTTTGTATTGGTCCAGCTAAGCCAGCGCTGAGCTATTTAAATATACCAAGTATTTTATCTGCAGCAGAAATTACTGGGGCAGATGCAATACACCCAGGTTTTGGTTTTCTTTCTGAGAATAAAGAGTTTGCTGAAATGTGTGCAAAGTGGGGCCTTGAATTTATTGGACCAAATGTTGATTGTATTGAACGCATGGGAGATAAGATAATCTCTAAGCAAATTGCTGAAGCTGCTGGAGTGCCTGTTTTAAAGCCAATCGCTGTCAATGGTAGAGAAGATAAAGAAATTCTTGAGAATGTTGAAAAGATGGGGCTTCCTGTTTTAGTTAAAGCTTCTGCCGGAGGAGGTGGAAGAGGTATGCAGAAAATAGAAGAAATGAAAGATCTTCTTGTTGCAATTGCTAGACTTAAAACTGAAGCTAAAGCCGGTTTTGGTGATGATACTCTCTTTATTGAAAAATTTGTAACAAATCCACGTCATGTCGAAGTTCAAATTATGGCAGATAGACATGGAAATGTTGTTCATCTTGGAGAGAGAGATTGTACAGTTCAAAGAAGATTTCAAAAAGTAGTGGAAGAGTCTCCATGTCCTGTGTTGTCAGATAAAAAGCGCGAAGAAATTTGTGATTCGGCAGTGGCTCTTGCTAAGCATGTAAATTACGATTCAGTTGGAACAGTAGAATATTTATATGATCAAGATGAAGATAAGTTTTACTTCATGGAAATGAATACTCGTATTCAGGTGGAGCATCCAGTGACTGAGCAAAGGACGGGAGTTGACTTAATCGCTCAACAAATTCTTGCGGCTGCTGGTGAAGAAGTGAAGTATAAGCAAAAGGATATTAAATTTATCGGCCATTCGATTGAATGTAGAATTAATGCAGAAGATCCGAAAACTTTTGCTCCATGCCCGGGCCTTATCCTCCATTATCATAGACCAGCAGGTCTTGGCGTAAGAGTTGATGACTTTATTTATACTGGCTATACCGTTTCTCCATTTTATGACTCTATGTTGGCAAAAATTATTGTTTCTGGAGTAGATAGAGAGGAATGTTTAAACCGAATGAAAAGAGCTTTAGAGGAAACAGTAATCGAAGGAATTAAGACAAATAAGTCTCTTCACCTAGCGATTATTACTGATGAAGACTTTAGGGGCAATAATTACGCTACCGACTTTCTTGTTAAGAAATTGAAGTAA